In the Pedobacter cryoconitis genome, TTCACAACGATATCAGAATGATGCGCCTTAATCGGCAACCACTCATTACTGCGGGTCAGCACCTCTAAACCATCAGCACTAGCGCCGATTAGTAAAGTAATCAAATTAATATCCTCATGCGCACCAGCACGGACAGCATCATCAGGTAACGCTTCAGGATTCTCAATCGGGAAATAATGGATACCTCTCAAAATAGAATTTCCATTATGCACATGCTGATCAAAATAATCAATAGGCAAACCCAGATAAGTAGCAATCGCTCTCAACAAATGCTTCCCATTACTTTCCAGCTTCTGATAAACCTCATTCGTTACCTCGTTGAATCCCGGAATCTCTTCCAGATACTCATTATCAGGATACTCATATTTAATTGCGTCCCCATCAACTACCGTCTGACCAATTTGCCAGAACTCTTTAAGATCTGCTGTTTTAGCACCCTTAGCTGTCTCTTTACCCGGGCTTGTGTAACCACGTTGTCCCGCAAGCTCAGGCTTTTCGTATTTTGCCTTCTGATCAGCCGTCAAACGGAAAACCCCTTGAATATTCTGATATAACTTATCAATCAACTCCTGACTTAAGCCATGATTAGTAATCGTTACAAAGCCCGAATCATTGAAAGCTCTGCCCAGTTCGTCAGAAAATTTTTTACGATCGTGTTCCGTTCC is a window encoding:
- a CDS encoding isopenicillin N synthase family dioxygenase, with the translated sequence MSTPYIPTLDLGSYIDGTEHDRKKFSDELGRAFNDSGFVTITNHGLSQELIDKLYQNIQGVFRLTADQKAKYEKPELAGQRGYTSPGKETAKGAKTADLKEFWQIGQTVVDGDAIKYEYPDNEYLEEIPGFNEVTNEVYQKLESNGKHLLRAIATYLGLPIDYFDQHVHNGNSILRGIHYFPIENPEALPDDAVRAGAHEDINLITLLIGASADGLEVLTRSNEWLPIKAHHSDIVVNVGDMLQRLTNNKLRSTTHRVVNPPRELMKTSRFSVPFFLHPRSDMDLTSLDSCVDEAHPKQYTDMTAGEYLDERLREIGLKK